The genomic DNA TAAGTTTAGATGGGTCACCCCATGAATGACAAGTGTCAACTCATAATCCAGTTGCACTAGAGGGGGAATGCTGGAAAATGTAAGTCCCACCTtggggggaaaaaaaagaaagggtaCACAAAATATTGGGTATCTAACTTAAATTGACTAAAGTCATTTGAATAATTGgaactcatatatattaaagaCCATAATTAATAATGCTAGAGGACTTAGATTTATAACAATTAGCattcaacacacaaaaaaaaaaaacacctatcattttggcttaaaaaaaaatactgtttatagtaagcaaattaaaataaactaatacaATAACCTGCAGGAATTCTGGTAACACATATCATCAAACCAGAAAAAGGAAGAACCCTGTACGACTCCTGAGGAACAACACGGTGCTCGTTCCAGCATTGAGATAACCAATTGATGGTAACAATTGGTTTCTTTAGAGTGTTTAAAGCCCACTGCACAAAGAGAAGATTATTAAAAAGAAGAGAGATTGTATCTAATTAATTGATATAACACCGCTGACTACTATTTTATAATACCTTCAATCTAAAGTATTCATTACAGTTAAACAGAAGATAGAGTCATGGCTCATTTACAAGAAATACagttttttaaggtttaaactTAGAGCAGTCTTTAGGTACCAGACCTTGTACTTTGCAGCTAAAACATTCTTTACAATGACAAAGTTAACATCCAATGATGCTTTAGTCTGCAATACTCCCCCCATTGCTGTGACCAACTTTTCTATCTTAACCTGCAACAAGCGACAAGCAgttgaaaaatcatatatatttacagAATGCAGCTTAGGAAGTTACAGCAGGAAACGAGAagtgatgataaaaaaattcttaaaattcaaagcaaaaaaatatagaaatagtGTTCTAAAATTCTGAACCATCCTAGATAATtaccattataaaagaattatttgtATAGGTCAGATAattattcttctatttttttggCCAAGCAAGAGAAAGTAGATAGGCAGTCTGGAGGAGACTAGAAGGAGAGGCAAAAGAACAAGACTAAGCAATCTTCAAAAATCTCAACAAAAAAAGTAGTAATTTCTAAAGCCCCAATTGCACCCAAATAAGACAGCACATAGCTCCAAAAAATTATCCACCTCTTCAAAGAGTAATTGCCATTTGAGCTTACAAGAACTGCAAGCCAATTTCTGACGGTAGACACTGTATCCTGATCAAATCAGAATCactattcaaatataataaattctcaTCAAAGCAATCCTAATGAAACTAAAATACTTGTTACAGTAAACAAAGAGGAGTAAAAAAGGCTCCGCCATCAGGTCAAAATTATCGAAGGTAGATGTAGCAGAAAAGCATGCCTTTTCATCCATATCAAAACCAGAGGCAAGTACTTTGACACCATCCATTGCAAGGCAACAAGTGAAACCTTGTTTTGGAAGCGCTCTATTTTCTTTGGCACAAGAAAGCACACATTGAGGACCTGCCAACAATGCACATGTGTATCAGATTCAAAAACCACCTTTACCAGCCAAaagataaatagtaaaataataactttctgATGGAAGTATTGCAATTGAACACCTAGGAAGAGGCTAAATCTTCAGTTCAAAATTTTGACAAACAATTTTGAATTCCACTTTTAATCATGAGTAATTTTATTCGCCTAGTCTTAACATATTGCGGACAACAAATCAGGAAATCAACTTCTAATACAAAACTATTCCACTATTATACACTAATAACTAAAATCAGAACACGAACCTAACAAATTACATCCCTTGGCTCTAAGATCTTCAAATTTCTCCTGCGAAGACAGATTAAAGTGAATAATTAAAAGTCCAATAAAAGGGACAGTGAACTGGAAATGTTGGGAGTTGGTTACGTGATCGGAAGAGGAGATAACATGGAAATCGCTGGGGCCGGTACGAGAGGGGTCGCAGCAGAGAAAGACCTCAGCTCCGTTGAGCTTCAGCGCGTCCAGAAGAGCGTCGAATATCTCCGGCGCCACCAGGTTGCGTGACATGAACACACTCGCTCCCTTGAATGGCTTTGGTTTCAGCATGTTTCTTCACAATCAATTGCACTACTagtgttaattaattattttttcatagcAATTAAGGATCACACAATGATGGAgtgaaatttttgaaagaaatatatgtcctagttagggtttttaaagGGGAAATTTCGGTGGGTAAATAAAAGGCGGGAATTGTATTAATCATATTTCCCAAAGGTGCGAACTCGAGTCATGTCcaaatactttttttatttgagtttagttcaaattaaaaatagttatatttgaatttaattcgagtttatcaaatcaaaattaaagagagTTCGAGTTCAGTTTGAGATCGATCCAAGTTTGGTTTAAGTTTAGGTTCGAATCTAAGATTTGATTTGTGATTCAGatttataattcgaattaataatttgttgataaaatgatattgttttatctaataataggcaaaacaatattattttaataaagaaaattataataaatgcctAAAACTAAGGGGTGTTAAGCAAAATTACCTAAAACTCTAagaattaagcaaaaatgtcctcaATTTAGGAAATAACAAaactgcccttatatataaacctcacATTTCCCACGGATTTACtgttaaaattcaaaagaaattcGGATCTCTCACGGATCTCCCACCGGCGCAACAAATTTTCGTCCGTTGAAGATAAAACTTTGGATACTTCATTTTTGGCCAAAATCATACTATCTACATGTAAAGAATAAGTGCAAGCAAAATGGAGATTATTGTAACTTTTCTATGTGAAATGCAAGGCAGAGTTCATGTAATGTAACCTCTAGTGAGTGATTCATGTATAATCTCGTATACTAAAATAAGTATAAGCATTTTCCGCAAAGTGTagttattgtaatttttcttcatgTATGTATGGCGGAAATGTAAACATTTTATACGAATATGAAGttattgtaaattttcaatCCACAAAACCTCTGTGTGGTTATGTATTATCTTtgatcaaatcatttttttcaatttgcttCACCACAATCAAAAGAGCATCTTTTGAAAAGCTTCTTGAATCAGATGATTTGATGTGTAATTAACTTCTAGATATTATCTATAAAAACaatggggatattaattaaaatattttttttgtttgtgtgtttatatatatatatatatatatatatatatatatatatatataattaaaaatataaaatatttaaaatacttttagATTGTCTATTCACTCAACCAAAACTTATTTAGCCAAAATATAAACTCGTCCAATTGAGATATAAAATTCACCCACTTATCCAAGAttgaaataagatgaaaatgtaaaattttttaacaattttaacaGCAAAAATGTTAATTGGGTAATTAGTGTCAGTAAAACACCCAattaaccaatttatttttaaaaaattagttaatcgGGTGTTTGACTGGTTGGGCAACCTATTCAACCATCATCGAATCCcataattttcccttttaaagataaaatagttattttaattattatcccaAAACAATGAGTGGTAGACAATAGGTCATGCTGCTGAGTACATGAATTTTTCGATGACAGGTACCCTTTGATGCTAAATTTATAGTCATGCTAAAAAGTTCTTAGTACAGTATGGTTCCCTGATCTTGTGTTCAATTTGAGAGCTAAAAGAACACTGATTATTAGGACTAAGATGGTCTCagtgtgtataattttttgtgataGGTCTTACCACTATTGGTCATATTGGCCTCGTCTTTTCTTTATTTACCTATCATAGACAAGACGGGAACAAATTGGTGACCTAAAACAGGGATCCTGCCAATAGGTTTTCTGACCTTTTTCTTGATCCAGTTTTTATTACCaagaaaaataagatcaaaattGTAGTtaattgaggtttttttttttgttttaataaatcccttaaatgtttaatactttaattaatatccatatttttttgtgaaaataataattaaagacgACCACAAGAAGAAAACCTCTGTTCTTTTTCAACTTTCTTTTCCATTGTACTGAGAAATGAATTACTACTTCAACTCGAGAAGTTATGGCTTTATGATAGGATCGAATGCCTATTTAATAAAGGGCACGTTctaatttaattggttattaagtctattgataaaaaaaaattatataatttatgattaaatatataatttaaattatttaatattaaaatatgtttaatttaatagtatatatattcaatataaataaataaaatcttgattcaactttttaaaatatttttttttttaaaatcaatgttTTATATTGATTGAATCAAATctgattttatatatgattcaattaatttaattaacaattaatagtttaactgattaaatcaattaatttgatctaatttttatAACCTTAGATGGAACAATTATTTAGGATTTcttgattaaaaaattcattcttaacattagaaaaaaaaaaaaaaaaaaactcttcattGATAGTATGTTTTAGCCACAATTTTACTGTATCACTGgcattaattatttgatttgagttacttcatagtttacaatttttatatacaattttatacacaaataatgatatatcattgtatgattagatattatttaatttttaatttttaattatctaatcatataatgacaaattcatatttgtatataaaattatgcatataacacTACTCCTCAAGCAAAACCCTCCCGCCTAGGCAAAGTTTGAGGATTCAGGAAAAAGCGCCACATTAATTTACCACCAAAGgctagaaaaataaataatgctgATGTTTTGGTTTCAAGCCATGGTGATGATGATACACAAACTAAAGCTTTCTAGTTTCTCCTATTACACTGTACCTCTAATGAAGATGGTGCCATGCGACatcatttaattacaaaaatggtAACTGATAATGGCAACAATGGTTGGCCGGAATGAAGAACCCgtagaaaaaggaagaaaagcctGTTACACAATTTGTGGTGTGAATTTCCTAAACTATGTCAGCTTGACTGTTCGAAATTTGGTGCAGTTGACTGCAGGTTTGTTTTCTGGGGAAGACCTGCAGACAGTTTTTGCGACTTGTGTCTTTCATCGCTTTGTTGGACAGGTAATTTTTCCGGGTGCACTGGTGTGCCATCCAAATCCAGTTCTGCCTTCCTCTTTACCTTTTTCTTTATACTTGTCATCATACCATCCGCCGTTTTCACTTCATCCATAGAATTGCTTGAACTTCCCTTCAATTTCTCTTGTTTTAGCCTGTCCCCACTGGCTGATGGACTGGGTGTCCTCATGGAAGCTGCTGTTGTATTAGAATTTGGTTTGCCAGATGCAGCTAGACCATGACCACCTGAATCAGAGCCCAATCCCTCTCTTGTATACTGTGGCTGCACAATCACACCCGTCTCAATTTGAACGCCTACCTCTGTTTTAGGTGTCAACATTTTTTTCCTCCTAATTTTCTCCCGATCCTTGGAAGAAATTAGCAAATTAAGATAAGAATCAAACATCAATAGATATGAAGCAACCCCTAGAAAAAGGAATGATGAGAAATCCATAAAGTCTTGGCACCTATAAACAACTAGTCCACCATGTTATCAAAACAGGTTTATACAACTTAAAGAGCAATCCATAAATATGGTATCTCCATAATATTGAAGCAAACAAGCGAACCTAGCATCCCAACTCCATCGGACTAAAATCTAAACCCTACTATTGATCTCTGTCAGAGGGAGTACAGCATGCCTTTTCACCTTTACATATATGACAAGCTTTTctaatgttataattttaatttgatacacAGAAAAGATGGCCGCATCACTTGCACCATATAAGAAAAGCAGTTACTCTGAGCTTCTTTCTCGTTCGTTCATTATCCTAACCAGCACAGAGCCATGACCTTGTGCTTAAGTcttagatttata from Mangifera indica cultivar Alphonso unplaced genomic scaffold, CATAS_Mindica_2.1 Un_0061, whole genome shotgun sequence includes the following:
- the LOC123207131 gene encoding ubinuclein-1-like isoform X1 — translated: MDTALEDKICDLYDLYVDGLDEDAGPQIRKLYVELAHLWPNGLMDNHGIKRAICRAKERRREMYNRHRDREKIRRKKMLTPKTEVGVQIETGVIVQPQYTREGLGSDSGGHGLAASGKPNSNTTAASMRTPSPSASGDRLKQEKLKGSSSNSMDEVKTADGMMTSIKKKVKRKAELDLDGTPVHPEKLPVQQSDERHKSQKLSAGLPQKTNLQSTAPNFEQSS
- the LOC123207131 gene encoding ubinuclein-2-like isoform X2, giving the protein MDTALEDKICDLYDLYVDGLDEDAGPQIRKLYVELAHLWPNGLMDNHGIKRAICRAKERRREMYNRHRPQYTREGLGSDSGGHGLAASGKPNSNTTAASMRTPSPSASGDRLKQEKLKGSSSNSMDEVKTADGMMTSIKKKVKRKAELDLDGTPVHPEKLPVQQSDERHKSQKLSAGLPQKTNLQSTAPNFEQSS